A genome region from Labilibaculum antarcticum includes the following:
- a CDS encoding NADPH-dependent assimilatory sulfite reductase hemoprotein subunit codes for MSDNINWAELSEVEKIKSESNYLRGTLEASLADPITGAIALDDRQVSKFHGIYQQFDRDNERERRKTKLEPDYSFLIRVRVPGGVVNAKQWLQIDQISDEYANGTIKLTTKQAFQFHGVLKGDLKPSIQSINKALLDTIAACGDVNRNVMASPHPYASEVFDQVQELAGKVSDHLTPRTPAYYEIWLDQKKVAAGSAGEVEPLYGPVYLPRKFKIGFTTPPFNDTDIFTQDLGFIAIENNGVLEGFNIAVGGGMGTTFGDAETYPRLGNVLGFISVENTVDVAEKVVLLQKELGNRKVRKNARLKYTIDRIGVDAFKELLNEKLGYSLEPERSYALVRNGDKFGWQKAKDGLWYLGLFIEGGRVKDVDQVKIKSALQEIASLNISDFRLTGNQNLILGKIEEENKAKINQILKKHHLLPQAISGIRANSIACVALNTCSLAFAEAERYLPSLIDKIEEGLQEFGLFKDEIVIRMTGCANGCGRPYVAEIAFIGKAPGRYNFYLGGDFKGTRLNNLYRENVDEQEILKDLRPILKDYSENRTKGEEFGDFVIRKQYVAEIVNPKDFKH; via the coding sequence ATGTCAGATAATATCAACTGGGCAGAATTGTCCGAAGTCGAAAAAATAAAAAGCGAGAGCAACTATTTGCGCGGAACATTGGAGGCCAGTCTTGCTGACCCAATTACAGGAGCCATTGCCCTCGATGATCGTCAGGTCTCTAAGTTTCATGGCATTTACCAACAATTCGATCGGGATAATGAACGGGAAAGAAGAAAAACCAAACTGGAACCCGATTATTCCTTTTTGATTCGGGTGCGAGTGCCAGGTGGAGTTGTGAACGCGAAGCAATGGCTGCAAATCGATCAAATTTCAGATGAATATGCCAATGGTACCATCAAATTAACCACCAAACAGGCATTCCAGTTTCACGGTGTGTTGAAGGGAGACCTGAAGCCAAGTATTCAATCCATAAACAAGGCATTGCTCGATACCATTGCCGCTTGTGGTGATGTAAACAGAAATGTGATGGCCAGTCCTCATCCGTATGCATCGGAAGTTTTCGATCAGGTTCAGGAATTAGCGGGTAAAGTGAGCGATCATTTAACGCCAAGAACTCCGGCATATTACGAAATCTGGCTCGACCAAAAGAAGGTGGCGGCAGGAAGTGCCGGCGAAGTAGAACCTTTGTACGGACCGGTTTATTTGCCTCGAAAGTTCAAAATTGGATTTACCACTCCCCCTTTTAACGATACGGATATTTTCACTCAGGATTTGGGATTTATTGCCATTGAAAACAATGGTGTGCTGGAAGGATTCAATATTGCGGTAGGCGGTGGAATGGGAACCACTTTTGGCGATGCTGAAACTTATCCCCGTTTAGGCAATGTTCTGGGTTTTATCTCGGTTGAGAACACTGTAGATGTTGCGGAAAAAGTGGTGCTCTTGCAAAAGGAGCTGGGGAATCGAAAAGTGAGAAAGAATGCCCGTTTAAAATACACCATCGACAGAATTGGAGTTGATGCATTTAAGGAACTCCTGAATGAGAAGCTTGGTTATTCATTAGAGCCGGAAAGAAGCTATGCATTAGTACGCAACGGCGATAAATTCGGATGGCAAAAAGCCAAAGATGGCCTTTGGTATCTGGGCTTATTCATTGAAGGCGGACGAGTAAAAGATGTTGATCAGGTAAAAATAAAATCGGCCCTGCAGGAAATTGCAAGCCTAAACATTTCTGATTTTCGCCTGACAGGAAATCAAAACCTGATTCTGGGGAAGATTGAGGAAGAGAACAAGGCTAAAATCAATCAGATTCTGAAAAAGCACCACCTTTTACCTCAGGCTATTTCGGGAATAAGAGCCAACTCGATTGCCTGTGTTGCGCTAAACACATGTAGTTTGGCTTTTGCCGAAGCAGAAAGATACCTTCCCTCATTAATCGATAAAATTGAAGAAGGCTTGCAAGAGTTTGGTTTGTTTAAAGATGAAATTGTAATTAGAATGACTGGGTGTGCCAATGGATGTGGAAGACCTTACGTAGCAGAAATCGCATTCATCGGAAAAGCTCCGGGAAGATATAATTTCTATCTGGGTGGTGATTTTAAAGGAACACGTTTGAATAACCTCTATCGCGAAAATGTGGACGAGCAAGAGATTCTGAAAGATCTTCGACCCATTTTGAAAGATTATTCTGAAAACAGAACCAAAGGAGAAGAATTTGGCGATTTCGTGATCCGTAAACAATACGTTGCTGAAATAGTGAATCCTAAGGATTTTAAGCATTAA
- the cobA gene encoding uroporphyrinogen-III C-methyltransferase, translating into MKNGKIWIVGAGPGAADLLTIKALRSIQNADVILYDALITDEVRALFPNKAILIDVGKRSGDGKNPVTRQEYIHDQMLMYYLLGSEVVRLKSGDPMVYGRGVEEIRFLLETGLEFELIPGISAAMAASNEFWIPLTERGKSSGIHFHSAVKVGGKKSALNEIIREIENDDTVVIYMGLEHLKGMADELHRRLSKETNINVISKVSYKDSDVISGNTKFFSKIKNHELPASPAVIVLGNHTQIPRKSESSEKGKVAISTRIKSFARQAFLNLF; encoded by the coding sequence ATGAAAAACGGAAAAATATGGATTGTTGGTGCCGGACCTGGTGCTGCCGATCTGCTCACAATAAAAGCCTTACGAAGCATTCAGAATGCGGATGTAATTTTATACGATGCCTTAATTACCGATGAAGTGCGTGCTCTGTTTCCCAACAAAGCAATTCTTATTGATGTAGGAAAACGTTCGGGCGATGGTAAAAATCCGGTAACCAGACAAGAATATATTCACGACCAAATGCTGATGTATTACTTACTAGGCAGTGAGGTAGTGAGATTGAAATCGGGCGACCCGATGGTTTATGGCAGAGGTGTTGAGGAGATTCGTTTCTTGTTGGAAACCGGTTTGGAATTCGAATTAATCCCCGGAATTAGTGCTGCTATGGCTGCTTCCAACGAGTTTTGGATTCCGCTTACCGAACGAGGCAAATCATCAGGAATACATTTTCATTCGGCCGTAAAAGTGGGTGGTAAAAAAAGTGCTCTAAACGAAATTATTCGCGAAATTGAGAACGACGATACCGTTGTAATCTATATGGGGCTGGAGCATTTAAAGGGGATGGCTGACGAACTTCATCGAAGATTGTCTAAAGAAACCAACATCAATGTAATCTCGAAGGTGAGCTATAAAGACAGCGATGTGATAAGCGGGAACACAAAGTTTTTCAGTAAAATAAAGAACCACGAACTGCCGGCTTCACCAGCGGTAATTGTATTGGGAAACCATACCCAAATTCCGAGAAAATCCGAATCAAGTGAAAAAGGAAAAGTGGCCATCTCAACAAGAATTAAAAGTTTTGCAAGACAGGCATTTTTGAACCTGTTTTAA
- a CDS encoding head GIN domain-containing protein, translated as MKKFIQKASLLIVGLTFLLAGNTNAQFWGEKGNGNVQTQDREIGAFTAISASMGLNVYVLQGDKESVSVEADENLMEYIVTKVKGNELVLKVDGTIRKATKMDVYVTLVNVTEIHVSSGADFETRDMINADKLDISVSSGADAKMELNAKELSCTVSSGANATLSGKADYFAGKASSGSDLRAKQLIAKICKAKASSGGDVTVYAEEEIEAHASSGGDVSYYGNPTKVNVSDSSGGDVNRR; from the coding sequence ATGAAAAAATTTATTCAAAAGGCCTCCCTTCTAATTGTAGGTCTTACTTTCCTGTTGGCAGGAAATACAAATGCTCAATTCTGGGGCGAAAAAGGGAATGGTAATGTTCAAACACAAGATCGTGAAATTGGAGCTTTCACTGCAATATCTGCAAGTATGGGTCTTAATGTATATGTACTTCAGGGCGATAAGGAATCGGTAAGTGTTGAAGCAGACGAAAACCTGATGGAATACATTGTTACCAAAGTAAAAGGAAACGAGCTGGTTCTTAAGGTAGATGGTACTATTCGCAAGGCCACTAAAATGGATGTTTATGTAACCCTGGTAAATGTTACTGAAATTCACGTTTCAAGCGGTGCCGATTTCGAAACCAGAGACATGATAAACGCAGATAAATTAGATATTTCGGTAAGCAGTGGTGCTGATGCCAAAATGGAATTAAACGCAAAAGAATTAAGTTGCACTGTCAGCTCTGGTGCTAATGCGACCCTTAGTGGAAAAGCTGATTATTTTGCTGGAAAAGCAAGCAGTGGCAGCGATTTAAGAGCAAAACAACTAATCGCAAAAATCTGTAAAGCGAAAGCTTCCAGTGGCGGTGACGTTACTGTTTATGCTGAAGAAGAAATTGAGGCTCACGCCAGTTCTGGTGGAGATGTTAGCTACTATGGCAATCCTACAAAAGTAAACGTAAGTGACTCAAGCGGTGGAGATGTTAATCGTCGTTAG